A region of the Sarcophilus harrisii chromosome 3, mSarHar1.11, whole genome shotgun sequence genome:
CAGATGTGCTGTAGAGTAGAAAGCCCTCAAAACTTCTATTAGTCACAGATTTCAACAATAGATGGCACCAGACTACCGTTGCCGCTCTGTTGTCTGGCAACTTCCTTATTGCTTTGAATCAAAGGAAGTCTCTTTGTTGGGCTTTGTGAGAACTGGCCCTTTAGCATTTAGGCTATGTGGAAATAAATTACAAATGCATCTGAGAAGTTGTTTCTGCATAGAGAAGAGACAGTAGTGCTAGGAGGAATCCAGTCCCATCATCCTCTGGACCCCATAACCTGGCTCAGATTAGTCCAGTGAGCAATTCTTGGGAAACTAGGGGAAAGATCATGagacagacctgagttcaagtcccaccttGGATTCATATGGTGTGACATTGGGAAAATCACCAAACCTTTCAGGATTCTGGGCAGCTTTCTAAGACTAAAGTCAACTCTATGAATTGGTAGGAATTCCCTCATAGAGAAATTCCTGATACCAATAAAGTCGGGAATCTAATTCCTCTCCCTTCTTGAAGACTGGGGCTAAGGAAAGGACTATGGAAAGTGCTCTTTTCAACTAATTATCAAACAGCAATGGACCACAGGCTTAAAGCTGGAAGACACTCTCAAGGACATCTTGTCCAAGTgtttgataaggaaactgagcccccaAAAGTTTGTGATTTGACCAAAGTTGTTATCAGTGATAAATCTGAGATTTACTTCTGACTGCAAATCTAGTCTTCTTAAAGAATATCTTGTACACTTTAAGTCCCACAATAAGATTCTCAGAGTGACTTACATGCGCATATGAACAATGCATACTACAGATATATTTTAAGTTACCTCTGGGGACTCGATTACCAAAGACGTGCAGTTCCATAGGGGCTGAGCTGCCTATACATTGTGGAGAGCCAGGTTCCTGGAATCCATCTCGCTCCAAAAGGTTCTTCCAGTCTTCCAGGTTCTGCAGACCAAGTGTTCAACACCAAGTCTTCATAGAGTAGGAGTTCTTGACCTTGTGTGTCAAAGCCCTTTGGCAGTCAGTTGAGATCTACCTTCTCAAAAGaatacttcaaaataattttatagctagaggttagtgaaaataggGAGATGtccttttttccaatttcatagtCTCCAGAGATCCATCCATGGAACCCTAGAGGGTCCATGAATTCCCAGTTATTTCTGAGATTTGAGAGCTCCAAGTGCCTGGAGTCCCCTATACTTGTGGGTactggtctttttttagtttcaaaaagGATACAAACTCCCAATGATGATGGTTGGCAAATATTCTCCAGCAAGCCCCCTTAGGATGTTTCTGTTATGAATTACTTGGGAAAAAATTGTCTGGGTTTTCCTCCTGAAGGCATTCTCCTCCAAGTGAGGTAACATTTGCTCTGGGTATTTAGGAGCATCTAACCTGTGGCAGAACTACAGAGCCTGAGCGAAGGAAACACCTGAAGCAATAATCATCTTTGTCCTTCTAAAGACTCCAGCAGATCTGAATATAGCTGGAAGTGGAAATCAATTAGAAAGTGATCCATctttggctctcttcaataatgagataaatcaaaccaattccaattgttcagtgataaagagagccatctacactcagagagagactatgggaactgagtgtggaccacaacatagcattttcactcttttcgttgttgtttgcttgcattttattttgtttctctttttttcttgtgcagcacaataattgtataaatatgtatgcatatattgaatttaacatatatttctaccatgttgaatatatattggtctacttgccatctaggggagggggagagggggaaattatagcacagggttttgcaaggactaatgttgaaaaattgtccactcatatgttttgaaaactaaaaagctttaaaataataataattatacacacacacacacacacacacacacatatatatatagtggtcCATTGGCTCCAACTCCAAACAACATGGTGGAAGATGAggcttttcccattcttttcacAGAGATGCCTCTGAAACTGATtaccagaatttaaaaaatgaaacatgcCTTTTGcctagcactttaagatttgctaCATATGTAGAATGTCCCCAAATCCTTTAGTGCAGTTGGAAACTATTAAAGCTTCCCAACTCCAAATTTAGCCCCCTTTTCACTTTACCAACAGAGAGAAAGGTAAGGCTcatgacttgccctggatcacactaTTAAGTGAGCAGTTACAAGGAATGCAATCTCCTGGATGCAGTTTAAGACACTCTAAACAATAGTAATTTTACTGTTTTGGCAAAGATGATGGAGGATGGGGGGGCACCAGAGAAAGTTTCCAGATGTATGATTTTTCATGGATACTCATTAACCAGTCATCTGTAACAGCATGTTAGAGAGCTACCTGGCACATTCAGCAAATAGCTAAGTGAGTTAGTTGTCCAGcatcaaatatttactgtgtATCAACAGttaaacttctttatttctttttcttcttttattctttccttcctttctttctctctcttaatctctctcttccttttctctttactttctctctttttctctctctctctgtctctctctgtgtgtgtctctgtctctctctctctctctctctctctctctctctctctctctctgtatctccatCCCTaccccctcttttctctctctttctctctccacataGGCTTTCAAGTCACTGCCTCTTTGGTACTTTCCTGAAAACCTTTTTCTCAAGGAAATAATCTGAATGCAGTTGAAgaagaaaaccacaaaattatATAACTCACTCTAACTCACTCtaccccctccctcctttttttctggtCCAGGCTACAAAGTGGGATGAATTTGCAGATTTGTTTTGTGAATGACAGCGGCAGTGACAAAGACAGTGATGCAGATGACAGTAAGACAGAAACAAGCCTGGACACTCCTTTGTCACCTATGGTAAGCCCATGGCAATACTAAACTCCCATTGTGTCCCTTCACTGAGCTCGTCTGGTTGGTTCATTGGGAGACAAAAGTTGTGGCAGAAAAATCAGGTGAAATTTCTCCCATTTTTAAGCCTCTTGGAAgttcttgaagaaagaaatgttggTGCATTGGAAGTACAAATGAGGTTTAAAGTTGTACAGTGACTTTGAAGTAAATGCAAGTTGAATATTCCAATGGAGGAAGTATATGAGGGAGTATTCCCTTCCCACGTAAGCTTTTAAGTAGAAATTCCAACCATCATTGGTTGGTATCAAAAAGACCATCCGATTAGTAGATAGAGTGCTtcagttggaatcaggaagacccgagttcaaatccatcctctgaCATTCACTAGGTAAACtcgagcaagtcatttaagtttgcTGACCCTCAGCTTCTACCTTCATAAAAGGGAGAGGTTGAATTACAACTTCTGTTCCacatctaaatttatgattcaaaAGGCACACAAGGTCAATTAAAGTAGTTTTGTTGGGAGAGCAGGAGTAACTAGcaaggcttcatgtagaaagtaTTCCCTGAgctgaatctcaaaggaaaataaagaatccggggcggggggtggggagggatgaGAAGGCAAAGCATTGAAGGCCTGGGAAGACACTATTAAAGGTGATTTTCTCTATAGAAGATCAGATCCTGAGATCATTACTTCATTTCTGCAGGTTGAGTGTCATAGTTTCATTTGATTCACAAAGTGAGGTTCTTCACAAACAAAGTGCTCTGCCCCAGATTGCATAAATTTTGGATTAAATTTCAGAACGAACTTTGacggttttttgttttgtctggccactcattaaaaaaaaatagacccaATCAcgaaaagttttaattttacaaatttaaatctCTCATAATTTATTGCATCATCTCCCTCACATCCTGCTTGTACTGAAATCAGAAAGCTTCTGCTCCTGGCATTGATTGAAAAGACATTTGGAGGGTTGGTTTCCGCACCAAGGACACCAAAAACGTAGGGAGTTGTTTGGGAATGAATGGGAAAGTGAACATTGATTCAAGTCCAAAGCATTCAGATATTCAAAGTTGTTGTGGAATAGAAGAGTGCTTATCTGGTTCCCTAATGGGTGTCCATTTCCTGGAACATGGAAAAATTAAAGGAGTTCTCGATCTTTGTTGTCCTTGTCACCCCACAGAGCAAGCAGAGCTCTTCCTATTCTGACAGAGACACAACTGAAGAGGAGTCAGAATCCCTGGATGACATGGATTTCCTCACCAGACAAAGGAAGCTGCAGGCAGAGGCCAAGATGGCTCTCGCTATGGCCAAACCAATGGCCAAGATGCAAGTGGAAGTGGAGaagcaaaacaggaaaaaatctCCAGTGGCCGATCTCGTAAGTATCCACACGACGATTAGAAAGCTCCCAAGTGGCCTATGTCATCTCAGTCCTCCCTTACTCAGAGTTACACAATCCTGGATTTCTCAATGGCATTTTTTAGAAAAGTACCTAATGTTATTGGGAAACAGGTCATTGTGATTCTTTTTGTTCCCAGGATTTTGTCTCTTACTAGATgaaaactatataaacaaaagatTTCTCAAAAGGGAAACTGATATTAGAAAAAGACCTTAGATGTAAAAGAGACCTTGGAAATAAGAGCATCTGATCTTTCCtctaccccattttacagatagaaattTGAGgccaagagagaagaaaattagttCAAGGTCCCATAGGGAGTtagtaataaaattttattttcaaccaATCTCCTCCATTCAACCCACTGTCCTTTCTACACTAccaaatttcccatttttcttgcaTGAATTGCAGGATTTTGGGAATTCATATTTCTTGCTgatttttccaaaatatgtatGTCTTAATCGGCTTCCCTAAGTCATACTAGTCCTATGTTCAGAAATTCTGGAAccccaaagaatttttaaaattcagtctcttaaaaatgatttaatgatAGACCTAAAGCCGAAAGTTAGCATTATTAGCAATGGAGGTAATGATAGAGGCTTTCCCTACAAATGCAGAAATAAAGCAAGGATGTTATTTTCCCCCATTGTTATGCACATAGGTTTAGAAATACTAGTAATAGCAATAacataagggaaaaaataggtaaagaaaagataaaagtctCCTTTTTTTGCTGATGCCCTGATGTTTTACTTAGGTAAACCCTAGAGAATTAGCAAAGAAACTAATTGAGATAATCAGTAGATTCAATAAAGtagcagaataaaaaaatacatcCATTAAAATGTATGATCATAGCAACTTCCTTATTTGCATATTACATATTTCTAGCCCTGGTTGCATAATGTATCAGAGAGCTCTAGCTACTCATTTGGTTCCATAGTTAAGCCCTCAGGTACCCTAGATTCCTAGCTATATCCCTTCAGAAGACTCCCAGCTTAATAATCTTTTCCCAAAACTCAGTCAGGAAGTTTTTGACATAAgaactgttttaaaatatttgggtaaaAACCATATGTACACCTACTGATCCAGGGCACCCTTATTAGAAAGATATAAACTGAGATGCTTTAAAAGTAGATTTCCTAAATTAATAGTAACCAAATAGCAAtaaatgttcttccttttttatggAAGACTGGATAGTGCCCTGATCTTAGAAATAGATATCTGGATTCGACTCCCATCTCAACAAGTTCCAAGTTGTATGAACTCAAGTCTCAAGTTCCCTCATCTAGCAAAATTGAGATTATAACCTTGATCACCCATTTTATAGGATTAATCAGaggaaagttctttgtaaaccttagaatgtctcatatatatatgaatcagtATTATGAGGATGATGATAGTGgtgtggtggtggtagtaatgatgatgatgatgatgggtgAATTTCTCAACTTTAATCAGgcagtttctatttcttttttccctttccttaccAATCTTTAGCTGCCACATATGCCTCATATAAGTGAATGTTTGATGAAAAGAAGTTTAAAACCTACCGACCTGAGAGATATGACCATTGGGCAACTACAAGTGATAGTCAATGATCTCCACTCCCAAATAGAGAGTAAGTATAAGACACCTTGTTTTGTCCAActgaattcaacaagcatttattaagcacctgttatatgTAGGTGCTGGCAGAAAGATAAACTTTAGATAAAGCATAGTCTTGATCTTCCTAGAGCTTATAGTCAGCTAAAAGGATTTGACACATAAATAAGTAATTATGCCTTGAGTTAATTATATGACAAAATattgaatgttttaaaatgaagcaTGAGGATAACCTAGATATCTTTATATTCATAGTTACCCAACAAGTATATGAATACCCACTTAGGTAGTCATCTAGTTCATATGGAGGAAATAGCAACTTCTGGCTAAGATGAGGGTATGAAAAATTCAGAAGGACCCAGCTCTAGACTGCTCCTACTTACAGGatctaaaaagaatattaaactgACCGATGATcaagaaattcaaagagaaatttcagttaGCTCCTTCATCCAACCCAAGACTacataaaaataaagcaagaagtTCTGGTTGCTGAAAGATGGAACCCGTCAGAGAAACCAACACAAAATCAGATGAATGGGCCCATGGCACAGTTCTGCCTgtggaaaaccatgggagaaggGGGGGTTGGAAGATTATAGCAGCATTGCAACCAGGGAAGTTGTGGCGACAGAGTGGTAGACCATAGGAGTATCCTAACCAGGGATAATCAGCCACAAATTGCTGACCCCATATCTGGTATTTGGACGCTACTCAGAGAGCAAACTCAACAAAAGTGGAAACCAGAAGTAGGAGCCCAGGAAAGTAGGGTCAGAGCCAAACAGGACCTAACTATAAAATTCAAGAGTGTAGGAAAAAGTGGAGGCCCCAAAAAAGTCCTAAATCAGAAGCTGAGGCGAGAGTGAATGAATCAAAGAATACCTACTGAACACTATTAAGAAATGTTATGGATCAAAATACAACCAAGATATAAATCCAGAAGAGGAAAATTCCAAAAAActgatgatataatggaaaataaagagGTATATTTCGTTAGAATCCAATGACTTCAAAGGTCACAGTGACGATTTTAATTTCCCCTTATTTATAGGGACTggtggttggttttttttttttctattttgatgactttaacaaaggaaataaaagagaagtaTGTATGAATATGctagggaagaaatgaggaagagaaatggGATACTTACTATTTCTTATAATTGGGGTATATAAGAAGAATATGCACAATGGAAGAAGGGATGAGGTGCAGGAATAACATTAACCCCATTCTTATTTATACCAAACAGAAGagatgtggagagagagagacagagagacaaagaccagggtgatgggggggggggggggggaggaagagggaaaatagCTTGTGTATTgctacattaaatttaaaaaataaattaattaaggacaaggaagaagaagtttaagaggaaagataaaagtTGGGGGAACTAAAACCACAGATAAAACAAACTTCAATTTTGGTAGACAACTAATAACAGGAGGATTGAAAGGGGATAGGAGCATAAGATAGGAATCTGAGCTCAAGAAATAGATAATGCAggtagagtaccaggcctgatgTCAGGTGAACTTATCTTTCCTGaaatcaaatctagcctcagaccctttctatctgtatgatcctaggcaagtcactgaaccctatgtgcctcagtttcttcatctgtcaaatgaattgaagaaggaaatggcaaacctctctaatatctttgccaagggaaaaaaaacccaaatcatgaagagtcaggcataaGTGAAAATGACTGGACGGTaacaatggaataaaaataaaagatttaaacagaaaaatgtttattatccATGGTTGGGTCATGACAATACAATagtgacaatattacctaaatttatttttttaatttatgtcaaCCTAACTACCAAAGGGTTTtgttatagaactagaaaaaaaataataacaaaattcatctggaagaacaatcAAAAATCTCATGAGAAAAATAGGGGAGAAATGGGAAACAAGAGGACTTAGCAGTC
Encoded here:
- the LOC100913944 gene encoding schwannomin-interacting protein 1 isoform X4, which translates into the protein MVHQENCSYQAQKNERESIRQKLALGSFFDDGPGIYTSCSKSGKPSLSSRLQSGMNLQICFVNDSGSDKDSDADDSKTETSLDTPLSPMSKQSSSYSDRDTTEEESESLDDMDFLTRQRKLQAEAKMALAMAKPMAKMQVEVEKQNRKKSPVADLLPHMPHISECLMKRSLKPTDLRDMTIGQLQVIVNDLHSQIESLNEELVQLLLIRDELHTEQDAMLVDIEDLTRHAESQQKHLAEKMPAK
- the LOC100913944 gene encoding schwannomin-interacting protein 1 isoform X3, whose protein sequence is MNLDSDGMADIIGKMSTMDIEGNYKKAQKNERESIRQKLALGSFFDDGPGIYTSCSKSGKPSLSSRLQSGMNLQICFVNDSGSDKDSDADDSKTETSLDTPLSPMSKQSSSYSDRDTTEEESESLDDMDFLTRQRKLQAEAKMALAMAKPMAKMQVEVEKQNRKKSPVADLLPHMPHISECLMKRSLKPTDLRDMTIGQLQVIVNDLHSQIESLNEELVQLLLIRDELHTEQDAMLVDIEDLTRHAESQQKHLAEKMPAK